A genome region from Pseudomonas sp. N3-W includes the following:
- a CDS encoding alpha/beta fold hydrolase — translation MLVLVVAIAVFVAWSWLSYPAIGHWLYDLNMAIEAKLYRLHKIVVPISEMTVSTWQGGPYEASSSVLMLHGYSADKNIWLRFARHFVHDYRVIIPDLAGHGETGFKTGGGYDIGLQAKRMIQLLDVCGVEKVHVIGNSMGGYIAAWLAATYPERIASVALIDPAGVTAPQLSDMARQLAQGHNPFLIHSREEFRRFYAMTMAAPPWVPGLVLDAVGQRYEQRRDELAEIFTDFHASAPMEPKLPDIQCPALLLWGRLDRLIDVSSVPAWSKGIANLRVEIWDGIGHMPMVEQPARTAQLYREFLGKKH, via the coding sequence ATGCTTGTGCTGGTTGTCGCTATCGCCGTTTTCGTGGCCTGGAGCTGGTTGAGTTACCCGGCCATCGGTCATTGGCTGTATGACTTGAACATGGCCATCGAAGCCAAGCTGTATCGGCTGCACAAAATCGTCGTGCCGATCAGCGAAATGACCGTCTCGACCTGGCAAGGCGGGCCCTACGAGGCCTCCAGCAGTGTGTTGATGCTGCATGGCTATAGTGCCGACAAGAACATCTGGCTGCGCTTTGCCCGGCATTTTGTCCATGATTACCGGGTCATCATCCCCGACCTCGCCGGCCATGGCGAAACCGGCTTCAAGACCGGCGGCGGTTATGACATCGGCTTGCAGGCCAAGCGCATGATCCAGTTGCTCGACGTCTGCGGTGTCGAGAAAGTGCATGTGATCGGCAACTCCATGGGCGGCTACATCGCGGCGTGGCTGGCAGCCACCTACCCGGAGCGGATCGCCTCGGTGGCGTTGATCGACCCGGCAGGCGTCACCGCGCCGCAGCTCAGTGACATGGCCCGACAACTGGCCCAGGGGCACAACCCGTTCCTGATTCATTCGCGCGAGGAGTTTCGCCGCTTCTACGCCATGACCATGGCCGCGCCGCCCTGGGTGCCTGGCCTGGTGCTGGACGCTGTCGGCCAGCGCTACGAACAACGTCGGGATGAACTGGCGGAGATCTTCACCGACTTCCACGCCAGCGCGCCGATGGAGCCAAAGCTGCCCGACATCCAGTGTCCGGCGCTGTTGCTGTGGGGCCGGCTGGACCGGCTGATCGACGTCAGCAGCGTACCGGCCTGGAGCAAGGGCATCGCCAATTTGCGCGTGGAAATCTGGGACGGCATCGGTCATATGCCGATGGTCGAGCAACCGGCGCGGACGGCGCAGTTGTATCGGGAGTTCCTGGGCAAGAAGCACTAA
- a CDS encoding NAD(P)/FAD-dependent oxidoreductase, producing MQTFQVLIIGSGFGGQCAAVNLLKAGIRDFCLLERRSFFGGTWCQNTYPGAAVDVPSPLYSLSFAPYRWTQMYADQAELHRYTRHVVEHFGLRDKVRLEANVERIEWDDIAKHWAVHTGSEGTFYAQFLINATGPLSQPVIPHFEGQERFQGKTFHTNNWDHSYDYKGKRVAIVGSGASAAQVIPAIAPDVQHLHVFQRTAHWVLPRADRTFGRFQRWLLGLKPAYKLLRWLIYWQFETRVIAFKYSKPAIRMVQRHALHFLQRQVPDPKLQRKLTPDFTIGCKRVIVSSTYYPALQRPNVSLHSREQGIASIDASGINTLDGEHLDLDLIIWSTGYDATDGVISYPVSGKNGVQLQDVWAQYPRAYLGTSLPGFPNLFIVTGPNTGIGHTSALFIIESQMNYILDCIRTLKEKDLRSIEVRPEAERTYTDMIHREMERTVWKSGGCHSWYQSKSGHVIAMFPGFSFSYYRLTRTLKPADHILS from the coding sequence ATGCAGACTTTTCAGGTGCTGATCATCGGCAGCGGCTTTGGCGGCCAGTGCGCGGCGGTCAATTTGCTCAAGGCCGGCATCCGTGACTTTTGCCTGTTGGAACGACGCAGCTTTTTCGGCGGCACCTGGTGCCAGAACACCTACCCCGGCGCAGCGGTGGATGTGCCTTCGCCGCTTTATTCGCTGTCCTTCGCCCCTTACCGCTGGACGCAGATGTACGCCGACCAGGCCGAACTGCACCGCTACACCCGCCATGTCGTGGAACACTTCGGCCTGCGTGACAAGGTGCGACTGGAGGCGAACGTCGAGCGCATTGAATGGGATGACATCGCCAAACACTGGGCAGTACACACAGGCAGTGAAGGCACGTTTTACGCGCAGTTCCTGATCAATGCGACCGGACCGTTGAGCCAACCGGTGATCCCGCACTTCGAGGGCCAGGAACGTTTTCAGGGCAAGACTTTTCACACCAATAACTGGGATCACTCTTACGACTACAAGGGCAAACGTGTCGCCATCGTCGGCAGCGGCGCCAGCGCCGCCCAGGTCATCCCGGCGATTGCCCCGGATGTGCAGCACTTGCATGTCTTCCAACGCACAGCGCACTGGGTCCTGCCCCGCGCCGACCGTACCTTTGGCCGTTTCCAGCGCTGGTTGCTGGGGCTGAAACCGGCCTACAAACTGCTGCGCTGGCTGATCTACTGGCAGTTCGAAACCCGCGTCATTGCCTTCAAATACTCGAAACCGGCGATCCGCATGGTGCAGCGCCACGCCCTGCACTTTCTGCAACGGCAAGTGCCGGACCCCAAACTGCAGCGCAAACTGACACCGGACTTCACCATCGGCTGCAAACGGGTGATTGTCTCCAGCACCTATTATCCGGCGCTACAGCGTCCAAACGTGAGCCTGCACAGTCGTGAACAAGGCATCGCATCCATCGATGCCAGCGGCATCAACACGCTGGACGGCGAACATCTGGACCTCGACCTGATCATCTGGTCCACCGGCTACGACGCCACCGATGGCGTTATTTCCTACCCGGTCAGCGGAAAAAACGGCGTACAACTCCAAGATGTCTGGGCCCAATACCCCCGCGCCTACCTCGGCACCAGCCTGCCGGGCTTCCCCAACCTGTTTATCGTCACCGGCCCCAACACCGGTATCGGCCATACCTCGGCGCTGTTCATCATAGAATCGCAGATGAACTACATTCTCGACTGCATCCGCACACTCAAGGAAAAAGACCTGCGCAGCATCGAAGTTCGCCCCGAAGCGGAACGTACCTACACTGATATGATCCATCGCGAGATGGAACGCACGGTATGGAAGTCCGGAGGCTGTCACAGCTGGTATCAAAGCAAGAGCGGCCATGTGATTGCCATGTTTCCGGGGTTCAGCTTCAGCTACTACCGCTTGACCCGTACACTAAAACCCGCTGACCACATTCTGTCCTGA
- a CDS encoding diguanylate cyclase, translating to MAKTGGKGLSLARRLYTSRTLGLALGLLCVSAAMYSLNPSPWVWGLMVINGVLWPHLAYQWARRSKVPYHAEHRNLLVDAFLGGFWVAAMQFNPLPTATTISMMAMNNVAIGGMRFLLAGSAAQILGIGVGLVIFTPAFIPQTSPLQLYACLPLLILYPLALGWICFRQAHTLGRHKRELLALSRTDSLTGLLNHGTWKDQLEIEFQRCQRQEQGGAIALIDIDHFKTINDTYGHVAGDIVLRQLSKMLKQNLRTADVAGRYGGDEFCVILPDLPLHNAVVVMDALRDRFATLGYEQNPALKVSLSIGLAAFDPAHTDATLWLNDADQALYEAKTTGRNRVICGGADKPRRELLDSV from the coding sequence ATGGCAAAAACAGGAGGAAAGGGACTTTCATTGGCCAGGAGGCTCTATACGTCGCGAACCCTGGGGTTGGCGCTGGGGTTGTTGTGCGTGAGCGCGGCGATGTACTCGCTCAACCCGTCGCCTTGGGTCTGGGGTTTGATGGTGATCAACGGCGTGTTGTGGCCGCACCTGGCCTACCAATGGGCGCGTCGTTCGAAAGTCCCTTACCACGCCGAACACCGCAACCTGCTGGTGGATGCATTTCTCGGCGGCTTCTGGGTCGCGGCCATGCAGTTCAATCCACTGCCCACCGCGACCACGATTTCGATGATGGCGATGAACAACGTGGCCATCGGCGGAATGCGCTTCTTGCTCGCCGGCAGCGCGGCGCAAATCCTCGGGATCGGCGTCGGGCTGGTGATCTTCACCCCGGCCTTCATCCCGCAAACCAGCCCGTTGCAACTCTATGCCTGCCTGCCGCTGCTGATTCTGTACCCGCTGGCATTGGGTTGGATCTGCTTTCGCCAGGCCCACACCCTCGGGCGCCATAAACGCGAATTGCTGGCCCTGAGCCGTACTGACAGCCTGACCGGCTTGCTCAATCACGGGACCTGGAAAGACCAGCTGGAAATCGAATTCCAGCGTTGCCAGCGCCAGGAGCAGGGTGGAGCGATTGCGCTGATCGACATCGATCACTTCAAGACCATCAACGATACCTATGGCCATGTCGCCGGCGACATCGTGTTGCGTCAACTCAGCAAAATGCTCAAACAAAACCTGCGTACTGCTGACGTTGCCGGGCGATACGGCGGCGATGAGTTTTGCGTGATTCTCCCGGATTTGCCCCTGCACAATGCCGTCGTCGTGATGGATGCACTGCGTGATCGTTTTGCCACCCTCGGCTATGAACAGAATCCGGCGCTAAAAGTCAGCCTGAGCATCGGTCTGGCTGCTTTCGACCCTGCGCATACCGATGCGACCCTGTGGCTCAACGATGCCGATCAGGCACTTTACGAAGCCAAGACCACGGGGCGTAATCGTGTTATCTGCGGCGGCGCCGACAAGCCTCGGCGTGAGTTGCTGGACTCCGTTTAA